DNA sequence from the Streptomyces sp. CA-210063 genome:
GCCGTGCGCGGTGAACCGGACGTACGCCTCCACCGGCGGCCCCCACATCCAGCCCGGCAGCACGGTGTTGACCCGTATCCGGTGCGGGCCGAGCTCCCGCGCCAGCGAGTACATCGCGCTCGTCAGCGCGCCCTTGGACGCCGCGTACGCCGCCTGCCACACCTGCGAGGGCGCGGCCACCGCCGACTGTGTGCCGATGATGACGACCGACCCGCCGCCCGCCGCCTTCAGGGCGGGCAGGCAGGCCCGGGTCATCCGCAGCGTGCCCAGCAGATTCACGTCCAGCACCGCCTGCCACGTGGTGAAGTCCGCGTCCTCCAGGCCCCCGAAATAGCTGTCCCGGGCCGCCACATGCACCACCGCGTCCACACCCCCGAACCGCTCCCGCGCGAGCGCCGCCAGCGCCGCGCACTGCGCCTCGTCGGTGATGTCGGTCGCCCGGTACGCCGTGTGCGCGCCGTCCGGATCCACGCCCGCCGCGGCCTTGGCGAGATTCGCCTCCGTACGCGCCCCCAGCACGGCGTTCCCGCCGTCCCGTACGACGGCCGCGGCGACCCGCTGTCCGAGCCCGGCCCCGACCCCCGAGACGACGACGGTCTTGCCCGCGAGCAATGACATCGGAGACCTCCCGGCTCTGGCGCACTATCTGACGGAGCGTCAGAGTAGGGGCGACCGCAGGTGGACGGAAGGGGAAGCACATGAGCGAGGACACCCGCAGCGCCACGTACGCCGAACTGGCTGCCGTAGGCCCGTACGGCGTCCACCCCGGCCACGCGCTGATCACCATGGTCGAGCCGCACCCGGGCCACGAGTACGCGTACAACCGCTGGTACGAGGACGACCACTACTACGCGGGCGCGATGGCGATGCCCTGGATGTTCGCGGGCCGCCGCTGGGTGGCGACCCGCGACCTCCAACTCCTGCGTACGCCGGAGAAGTCGGCGATCGCCCAGCCGGTCACCGCCGGCTGCTACCTGTCCACGTACTGGATCACCGACGGCCGCTACGACGACCACATGCGGTGGACCGTCGCCATCAACAAACGGCTGAATCGCGACGCACGCGTCTACCAGGACCGTACGCATGTCTTCACCGCGTTCCAGGACCACGAGGCGACCGTCTACCGCGACGGGGCCGCCGGGCCCCGCGACTTCCACGCCCTCGACCACCCGTA
Encoded proteins:
- a CDS encoding SDR family oxidoreductase; amino-acid sequence: MSLLAGKTVVVSGVGAGLGQRVAAAVVRDGGNAVLGARTEANLAKAAAGVDPDGAHTAYRATDITDEAQCAALAALARERFGGVDAVVHVAARDSYFGGLEDADFTTWQAVLDVNLLGTLRMTRACLPALKAAGGGSVVIIGTQSAVAAPSQVWQAAYAASKGALTSAMYSLARELGPHRIRVNTVLPGWMWGPPVEAYVRFTAHGEGVPEAEVLARLSERMALPELATDGDVADAVAFLASDRARAITGQSLLVNAGELMR